In [Leptolyngbya] sp. PCC 7376, a genomic segment contains:
- a CDS encoding CHAT domain-containing protein encodes MNRLHSILPILISSLIVPISASSFNAKVAIAQTANQSETITAQQLTDCQNSLTADINAQWDYKAFQAYQELLISCGDVFSEVIKNDINVEPHHQTLLSNFLGFTGQQALTFPYSDTTQGSSLRNQTQTLLKQQLGLAQEQGDRFQEATILYWLGSIGSNYEESLESFQQAIALYQSLDALPQQTDSSILIRINNRSTAWGQITTLQSSNATPNDFVAATLYELGRDYRDSDRHDEAIATFEELLAIAKSQNDSTKEADALFELGLSHQAAGNREQALDILESCLQLIRETKGELAEAKILRNLGEKYQFGDAQDMEITFGFYDRALAIYRQLNLLDQQAQTLYDIGYAHYRQQAYEEVFNTSIQALDLVSQIEDGDRQTVLLIEFAPIVGHLQNNSPDKAILLVQRRLELFQKLGDLKQQASSLNFIGFLYSYTLQQYKPAFEYYQQSLNIYRQLGNKEKEAQILNRLGSLHYDQGSQASNQLDQIHQQFSLALPLHKQAIEIYQTLAKKSDDREKQLWELAEYIRILENQYSRHTNQNTIQQNDHGYWSEAEQAVREFREQAIAIYRELGSEDKVLDMRISLLTTDGTRLLHRSRELRDMGDVELAKELNQQALEAHLEAINLHKEAIRYLEITSPEKTNIIQSHQSQLSSLYSYFASQYLYSDEYEQALKFAQSYEESTGAQFRVAEILRSMGNYSLEKITHSRFSRTGEAPKLYSSDFGLGGYENMSDPLDKKRVLSLSLQTSLTDQDIDEYKKALDYSQQALEIYTKNTHAYNVQSLLVEIGDIYVHLQQTDRALEYYQQAIEIEGEDLNEIVKASLLHALAFRYQQLNLNDLALKTYQQALEICQKYESVSRESDVLLGIARYYQYLENDELALQYLQQSYEVIDDFSPSYSARYSLHKLGKFSLEKGDLVQASDYFQQEIEVTKNIGDRHSEKLSLQKIGDLYLEQGHIDYALDIHQQYLALIQDGGSLIKKFQAHLDLGQKYQEQAQFDSALMFYQQALAIAYELREDPLFVGTDWTGSVTSQIAALYEAQNQPELAIAFYKSAINTYEKIRADYKEQSSATIGSTGVDFDALFLARNQDHYRALADLLLKQDRVLEAQRVLDLLKVQELDQYLNNVRGTANTEKGIAHHRSETLIMERHQVILDDAIQVGKSLTKLNQIPVGDRTPDQRKQITQLRQSKEQLSETFRTFVGSDVVQTELDKLRQNTNGENFDLDLYAKALKDDLQELDNAVIVYPLILDDRLELILLSADAPPFRRTVSISRVDLNEKILRYRQALTRPQLRRNLDAVQSASKKLYDLLIAPIEKDLYALATKTIIYAPDGPLRYAPLSSLYDGKQWLIENYNINNITAVSLTNFTDKPSQELSILAGAFTDTQSSIKVGDRQFTFSPLPYAKSEVEILAQTISATQTRFDNDFNADIRFEVEDYNIVHLATHAQFVSGDPEESFILFNNQQKQTLKDVEKWDLSNVDLMVLSACQTALGHELGDGEEILGLGFQMQRAGAKSIMASLWSVDDGGTQTLMNNFYAILANQPKITKAEALRQAQVALIQSKDPVTERSITAPSTSNYAHPYYWSSFILIGNGL; translated from the coding sequence ATGAACCGACTGCACAGCATCCTACCAATTCTGATTAGCTCGCTGATAGTTCCCATTTCAGCAAGTAGCTTTAACGCGAAAGTGGCGATCGCCCAGACGGCTAATCAGAGTGAGACGATAACGGCTCAACAATTAACGGATTGCCAAAATAGTCTGACCGCGGATATTAATGCTCAATGGGATTACAAAGCATTTCAGGCTTATCAAGAGCTACTGATCAGTTGCGGAGATGTTTTTTCAGAAGTCATTAAAAATGACATAAATGTAGAGCCACATCATCAAACATTACTCTCTAATTTTCTTGGTTTTACGGGACAGCAAGCTTTAACATTTCCCTATTCAGACACAACACAAGGTTCGAGCCTTAGAAATCAGACACAGACGCTTTTAAAACAGCAATTAGGTTTAGCTCAAGAGCAAGGTGATCGCTTTCAGGAAGCGACTATTCTCTATTGGCTCGGTTCAATTGGCTCAAACTATGAAGAGTCACTAGAATCTTTTCAGCAGGCGATCGCTCTTTATCAGAGTCTTGATGCATTGCCTCAGCAGACAGACTCGTCGATTTTAATCCGCATAAATAATCGCTCAACGGCTTGGGGACAAATCACTACACTCCAGTCCAGTAATGCGACGCCTAATGATTTTGTCGCGGCAACTTTGTATGAACTTGGCAGAGATTACCGTGATTCTGATCGACATGACGAGGCGATCGCCACCTTTGAAGAATTACTGGCGATCGCCAAATCCCAGAATGATTCAACAAAAGAAGCTGATGCATTATTTGAACTCGGCCTCTCCCATCAAGCTGCGGGAAATCGTGAGCAAGCGCTCGACATCTTAGAATCTTGTTTGCAATTAATTCGAGAGACAAAAGGAGAATTAGCTGAAGCAAAAATCCTCAGAAATCTTGGTGAAAAATATCAATTTGGCGATGCTCAAGATATGGAGATTACCTTTGGGTTTTATGACAGAGCACTCGCAATATATCGCCAGTTAAACCTATTAGATCAGCAGGCACAAACCCTTTATGACATAGGTTATGCTCACTACCGACAACAAGCATATGAAGAAGTTTTTAATACCTCGATACAGGCTCTCGATCTTGTTAGTCAAATTGAAGATGGCGATCGCCAAACAGTCCTACTTATAGAATTTGCACCGATAGTTGGACACCTCCAGAATAATAGTCCAGACAAAGCAATTTTACTGGTACAAAGGCGATTAGAACTCTTCCAAAAACTTGGGGATTTAAAACAACAAGCAAGCTCCCTCAATTTCATCGGATTTTTGTATTCATATACTCTCCAACAATACAAACCCGCCTTCGAATATTATCAACAATCTCTGAATATCTATCGACAACTAGGAAACAAAGAAAAGGAAGCTCAAATACTTAATCGATTGGGGTCTCTACACTACGATCAAGGGAGTCAAGCGAGCAATCAATTAGACCAAATCCACCAACAATTCAGTCTTGCATTGCCTTTACATAAGCAGGCGATTGAGATTTATCAAACATTAGCTAAAAAATCAGATGACCGTGAAAAACAGCTTTGGGAATTGGCAGAATATATCCGTATTTTAGAAAATCAATATAGCCGCCATACCAACCAAAATACTATCCAGCAAAATGACCATGGATATTGGTCAGAAGCGGAACAAGCGGTACGGGAGTTCCGGGAACAGGCGATCGCCATTTACCGGGAACTAGGTTCAGAAGACAAAGTTTTAGACATGCGTATCTCCCTGCTGACTACTGATGGAACTCGGCTCTTACATCGATCGAGGGAGCTAAGAGACATGGGAGATGTTGAGCTTGCTAAAGAATTAAACCAACAAGCACTAGAGGCTCATCTCGAAGCAATTAATTTGCATAAAGAAGCTATCAGATACCTAGAGATTACAAGTCCTGAAAAAACAAATATTATCCAAAGTCATCAGAGCCAATTATCAAGTCTTTATAGCTATTTTGCTTCACAATATCTTTACTCAGATGAATATGAGCAAGCCTTGAAATTTGCCCAGAGCTATGAGGAATCAACAGGAGCTCAGTTTAGAGTTGCTGAGATTTTAAGATCAATGGGCAATTATTCTCTAGAAAAAATCACCCATTCACGTTTCAGTCGAACAGGTGAAGCACCTAAACTTTACTCCTCTGATTTTGGTCTTGGTGGTTATGAAAATATGAGTGATCCTCTTGATAAAAAAAGAGTACTCTCCCTTTCACTTCAGACCTCACTAACAGATCAAGATATTGATGAGTATAAAAAAGCTCTAGATTATTCACAGCAAGCTTTAGAGATTTACACTAAAAATACACATGCCTATAATGTCCAAAGTCTTTTGGTTGAGATTGGTGATATCTATGTTCACCTACAGCAAACCGATCGAGCCCTAGAATATTATCAGCAGGCCATTGAGATAGAAGGTGAAGACCTCAACGAGATTGTCAAAGCTTCTTTATTGCATGCACTAGCGTTCCGCTATCAACAGCTGAATTTAAATGATTTAGCATTAAAGACTTATCAACAAGCATTAGAAATATGTCAGAAATATGAGTCTGTTTCTAGAGAGAGCGACGTTTTATTGGGGATTGCCCGATATTATCAATATCTAGAGAATGATGAACTTGCACTTCAATATTTACAGCAATCCTATGAGGTTATAGATGACTTTAGTCCCAGCTATAGCGCGAGATATAGTCTACATAAATTAGGAAAATTTTCTTTAGAAAAAGGCGATCTTGTCCAAGCCTCTGACTACTTTCAACAGGAGATTGAAGTCACTAAAAATATTGGCGATCGCCATTCAGAAAAACTATCACTCCAAAAAATTGGTGATCTTTATCTTGAGCAAGGACATATCGACTATGCTCTCGATATTCACCAGCAGTATTTAGCACTCATTCAAGATGGCGGCAGTCTTATCAAAAAATTTCAAGCACACTTAGATCTTGGTCAAAAATACCAGGAGCAAGCTCAATTTGACTCTGCTCTGATGTTCTATCAACAGGCTTTGGCGATCGCCTATGAGCTGCGGGAAGATCCATTATTTGTAGGCACTGATTGGACTGGAAGTGTAACCAGTCAGATTGCGGCTCTGTATGAAGCGCAAAATCAACCTGAGTTGGCGATCGCCTTCTACAAATCTGCGATTAATACTTATGAAAAAATTCGCGCTGACTATAAAGAACAAAGCTCAGCCACTATAGGCAGCACGGGAGTCGATTTTGATGCACTCTTTTTAGCTCGCAATCAAGATCATTACCGAGCATTAGCTGATTTGTTGCTAAAGCAAGACCGTGTGTTAGAGGCTCAGCGAGTGCTTGATTTGCTGAAGGTGCAAGAGCTTGATCAATATCTTAATAACGTGCGAGGGACTGCCAACACCGAAAAAGGTATCGCTCATCATCGCTCAGAAACGCTCATCATGGAACGCCATCAAGTGATTCTAGATGATGCAATTCAGGTAGGCAAAAGCTTGACTAAACTCAATCAAATTCCGGTCGGCGATCGTACCCCAGACCAGCGCAAACAAATTACTCAGCTCCGACAGTCAAAGGAACAACTCTCCGAAACATTCCGCACATTTGTTGGTAGCGATGTCGTCCAAACAGAATTAGATAAGCTCCGACAGAATACGAATGGCGAAAATTTCGACCTCGACCTCTATGCGAAAGCCCTTAAAGATGACCTCCAAGAACTGGATAATGCCGTTATTGTTTACCCTCTTATCCTCGACGATCGCCTAGAACTGATTCTCCTCTCTGCGGATGCCCCTCCATTCCGGCGTACAGTTTCCATCAGTCGAGTAGACCTCAATGAAAAAATCCTTAGATATCGCCAAGCCTTAACGCGCCCACAGCTACGCAGAAACCTTGATGCTGTGCAATCTGCGTCCAAAAAACTCTACGATCTTCTTATTGCACCTATCGAAAAAGACCTCTATGCCCTAGCCACAAAAACGATTATCTATGCCCCCGATGGGCCGTTACGTTATGCGCCTCTTTCGTCTCTCTACGATGGAAAGCAATGGCTAATCGAAAATTACAACATTAACAACATCACCGCCGTTAGCCTCACCAACTTTACGGATAAACCCAGCCAAGAACTATCGATCCTTGCCGGCGCTTTCACCGATACCCAAAGTAGTATCAAGGTTGGCGATCGCCAATTCACTTTTTCGCCACTCCCGTACGCAAAATCCGAAGTGGAAATCCTTGCCCAAACTATCTCAGCAACCCAAACACGCTTTGATAATGACTTCAATGCAGACATTCGTTTTGAAGTGGAAGACTACAACATTGTGCACTTGGCGACCCATGCTCAATTCGTAAGTGGCGACCCAGAAGAATCATTCATCCTGTTCAACAATCAACAAAAACAAACGCTCAAGGACGTCGAAAAATGGGATCTCAGTAATGTCGATTTGATGGTGCTTAGCGCTTGCCAAACTGCCCTTGGGCATGAATTGGGAGATGGCGAAGAAATCCTCGGACTAGGCTTCCAGATGCAACGAGCTGGGGCAAAATCGATTATGGCATCCCTCTGGTCAGTGGATGATGGTGGCACCCAAACGCTAATGAACAATTTTTATGCCATTCTGGCAAACCAACCCAAAATCACTAAAGCCGAAGCTTTACGGCAGGCGCAAGTCGCTTTAATTCAGAGCAAAGATCCTGTCACTGAGCGATCAATTACTGCTCCATCCACTAGCAACTATGCTCACCCCTACTATTGGTCGAGCTTCATTCTCATCGGCAATGGTCTCTAA
- a CDS encoding PTPA-CTERM sorting domain-containing protein — protein MTLASGEEFTVTNTVFGEPDSQSGFFGLIIEDCYIDALKFIDDPTVRGSGISKLGIDNIDYGVVPTPAAVLPVLSGLFAVAKRRNKAE, from the coding sequence TTGACCCTTGCTAGTGGCGAAGAATTTACTGTCACTAATACCGTATTTGGAGAACCTGATTCCCAAAGTGGTTTTTTCGGACTAATTATCGAAGATTGTTATATCGATGCTTTGAAATTTATAGATGATCCAACTGTTCGTGGTTCTGGTATTTCAAAACTAGGTATTGATAATATTGACTATGGTGTAGTTCCAACTCCTGCAGCGGTTCTGCCTGTTTTATCAGGGCTATTTGCTGTAGCAAAGCGCCGTAATAAAGCCGAATAA